Part of the Pseudomonadota bacterium genome is shown below.
CACTCAAGTTTATACTCTATTGGCAGCACAATTACCAGCCTGTAAGGTACCTTCTGTGAAAAAGTCGTTTTTGCTATTGCTTCCCTTGCATTGCTATCAAGTACTGGGAAACCGGAGCTATTTACAACCTTAATGTTATGGATCGACCCATTTTCAAAAATAACAAAAGATAGAAGAACCCTGCCTTCCCAACCCATTCTTCTCGCCTTCTCCGGATACTTAATATTTTTCATAATGTTTTCCCTGATATAAAAAAATGTCTTGTCATCTGTGTTCCCATCTCCGTACCCAAGGGCTCTACCCTGCCCGCCACCTGTAGTACTACTAAGACCTGCAACGTTTTTCCCCTTTTGTGCAGAACCTTGACCCATTAACATGCTGTCTTTTCCTAAGCTGACCTCTCTGTGAACCTGCACCTGCCCTTCCGGATCATCGATCAGCGTTCGATCTCCAGGGACAGGACCGACATTCTTGACTACTTCACTACCTTGTCTCTGGTTTGGGGTTTCGGGTTTTAGGTTGTCTTTCTTCTGACTATCTCCTGGCTTCCTCTCACTGCCTTCTAAGTTCTGCCCCTTACTTGCTCCATACTGCCTGCTGCTTGCTGCGTACTGCATACTGTCTGCAGTAATCCCCTGCTCTTTCAAAAGTGTAAAATCTATCAATATAGTCTTTGGTTGAGGTTGTATATGAAATGGCATAACTACCAGAACTGAAACTATTAATAGATGAAGAATAACCGAGACAGAGAAACCGATGGAGCTTTCTTTCATTTTATAAACTCTTCAGTCTGCAAACTCACTTTTCTAAAACCCATTGTCTTTATCGTGTCGAGCACCTCAACAAAATTCTGTAATGGTATATTTCTGTCAGCTCTTATCAAAAAAGGGGTATCTTTTGGTGTATCTTTGAGTTTATTTTTAAGCCCGGATAGATTGATATATTTCCCTTGATAATATATATAGCCTCTGTTATCTATCTCTACCAGATCAGTTCTCAATACCTTTTCGTGCCTCCCAACCACCTTTGGAAGTTCAACAGGTATAATCCCGCTTGCCATAAATGTACTCGTCATAAGTACTATTGTAAGGAGGACAAGCATAACATCTATAAAGGGAATCACATTGATATAATCAAACTCTTTCTCTTCCATACCTTATATCCCATTCAAGAAGGATAACCTTTACCCTTCTCAAAAGATAATTATAAAAGACAATTGACGGTATAGCGACAAATAAACCAATAGCGGTTGCTTTCAATGCAAGGGCAAGTCCGACCATAATCTTTGTAGCGTCCACATAACCCTCAACACCAATCGTATAAAAGGTAAGCATGATGCCCAGCACTGTACCTAACAAACCTATATACGGGGCATTGCTACCTATCGTGGCTATGATGGCCAATTTCCTTGTTGCAGCTATTTCAAGGGTTTTCTTATCCTCTTTATAGTCTTCAATTTTTAGCCTCTTGATAAAAAGGAACCTTTCAACAAAAATGGCAAGGGAAACAATAGAAAGGAAAACCAAAAGTCCTATTATGC
Proteins encoded:
- a CDS encoding biopolymer transporter ExbD, encoding MEEKEFDYINVIPFIDVMLVLLTIVLMTSTFMASGIIPVELPKVVGRHEKVLRTDLVEIDNRGYIYYQGKYINLSGLKNKLKDTPKDTPFLIRADRNIPLQNFVEVLDTIKTMGFRKVSLQTEEFIK
- a CDS encoding energy transducer TonB, whose protein sequence is MKESSIGFSVSVILHLLIVSVLVVMPFHIQPQPKTILIDFTLLKEQGITADSMQYAASSRQYGASKGQNLEGSERKPGDSQKKDNLKPETPNQRQGSEVVKNVGPVPGDRTLIDDPEGQVQVHREVSLGKDSMLMGQGSAQKGKNVAGLSSTTGGGQGRALGYGDGNTDDKTFFYIRENIMKNIKYPEKARRMGWEGRVLLSFVIFENGSIHNIKVVNSSGFPVLDSNAREAIAKTTFSQKVPYRLVIVLPIEYKLE
- the exbB gene encoding TonB-system energizer ExbB encodes the protein MKYLVDYGIIGLLVFLSIVSLAIFVERFLFIKRLKIEDYKEDKKTLEIAATRKLAIIATIGSNAPYIGLLGTVLGIMLTFYTIGVEGYVDATKIMVGLALALKATAIGLFVAIPSIVFYNYLLRRVKVILLEWDIRYGRERV